One segment of Leuconostoc lactis DNA contains the following:
- the pheT gene encoding phenylalanine--tRNA ligase subunit beta, whose amino-acid sequence MKTNLTWLNDYLDQTIALDQQAVADLAEQVARTSVEVDSVTTLAQQQDGLVVAEVVSVVPHPDSDHMVITQVNIGEPELVQVVTGAPNVAVGQLVVLAKVGAHIINRESGELMTLTAAKLRGEMSYGMLVALQEIGFDNKIAPKDFEAGIYVFGPNDGVQPGDDALVALGMTDPVLDTDLTPNRADMLSMIGTAYEFGAMLKQPVTEPAFDLVEYETLARDQVDVVIEDDTLAPKYTLRVVNNVTVGDSPLWLQKALWNAGMRPINNIVDITNYMMLMYGQPLHAFDLDKLSDKTVHVRRAKTAEQLVTLDEQTRDLRAGEDIVITTADEPLMLAGVMGGASSEVDHTTRHIVLEGAVFNPSLVRATARRHNLHSEASARFERGVNWDATFTALDHAAQLVDELAGGQVARGRVVAADTPYEEIVMPLTAARVNQILGTALTLADIAAIFDQLALDYQIEADTIQVTLPARRPDLRIEADLIEEIARLYGYDNLPVTLPYGPTTPGHLTLRQRQIRASRRIMESLGLNQAISYVLTTPEKAQQFAENPGEKVVALDYPMSSDRTTVRQNLLAGLLEDVVYNVNHGVADVALYEQGRIFIGTDDSTLPTEMEHLAGVLTGTRATSSWQQDKTQKPVDFYDMKGIVAEYLAQIGVENVRYEATKRHQNMHPGQTADIYSGDVYLGFVGQIHPKVTQAHKLAPVFGFELNLFAVMSQVTGDVAYAPISRFPQMRRDAALLVDEHIQHADIVALIRETAGDKLVDVQLFDVYTGDNLPAGKRSLAYTLTYQDNDETLVEAEVNADFERVTNALIAQLHVEVR is encoded by the coding sequence ATGAAAACGAATTTAACATGGTTAAATGATTATTTAGACCAAACCATTGCGTTAGATCAACAAGCGGTGGCGGATTTAGCTGAACAAGTCGCCCGCACGAGTGTTGAAGTTGATAGCGTGACAACACTGGCACAACAACAAGATGGTCTTGTTGTCGCCGAAGTCGTCAGTGTGGTACCACACCCTGATTCTGATCACATGGTTATCACGCAAGTCAATATTGGTGAACCTGAATTGGTACAAGTTGTGACAGGGGCACCTAACGTGGCCGTGGGTCAATTGGTTGTCCTTGCTAAAGTTGGGGCACACATTATTAATCGTGAATCAGGCGAATTAATGACGTTAACAGCCGCTAAGTTACGTGGTGAAATGTCTTATGGGATGTTGGTGGCCTTACAAGAAATTGGTTTTGACAATAAAATTGCGCCGAAAGACTTTGAAGCTGGTATTTATGTCTTTGGACCCAATGATGGTGTGCAACCTGGTGATGATGCCTTAGTGGCGCTGGGAATGACAGATCCCGTGTTGGATACTGATTTAACGCCTAATCGTGCGGATATGCTTTCAATGATTGGAACAGCGTATGAATTTGGGGCGATGTTAAAGCAACCAGTAACTGAGCCAGCATTTGATTTAGTCGAATATGAGACGTTAGCACGTGATCAAGTTGATGTCGTGATTGAAGATGACACTTTGGCACCAAAGTATACTTTGCGCGTGGTGAACAACGTGACGGTTGGGGATTCACCACTCTGGCTGCAAAAAGCACTTTGGAATGCGGGTATGCGACCAATTAACAATATTGTTGATATTACGAATTACATGATGTTGATGTATGGGCAACCTTTACATGCGTTTGATTTGGATAAGTTATCGGATAAAACCGTGCATGTGCGTCGTGCTAAAACAGCGGAACAATTGGTGACGTTGGATGAGCAAACGCGTGATTTACGTGCGGGTGAAGACATCGTGATTACCACTGCTGATGAACCATTGATGCTTGCTGGTGTCATGGGTGGTGCCAGTTCAGAAGTTGATCATACGACACGACACATCGTTTTGGAAGGTGCTGTGTTTAATCCGAGTTTGGTGCGCGCGACGGCACGTCGTCATAATTTGCATTCAGAAGCTTCGGCCCGCTTTGAACGTGGCGTGAACTGGGATGCAACCTTTACGGCTTTGGATCATGCTGCACAATTGGTTGATGAATTAGCCGGTGGCCAAGTGGCCCGTGGCCGAGTGGTTGCAGCTGATACGCCTTACGAAGAAATTGTGATGCCATTGACGGCGGCACGGGTGAATCAAATTCTTGGCACAGCATTGACGCTAGCAGATATTGCTGCCATTTTTGATCAATTAGCCCTAGATTATCAAATTGAGGCGGACACCATTCAAGTAACTTTGCCAGCACGCCGGCCAGATTTGCGAATCGAAGCAGATTTGATTGAAGAAATTGCGCGCCTTTATGGTTATGACAATTTGCCTGTGACTTTGCCTTACGGGCCAACGACACCTGGTCACTTAACATTACGTCAGCGTCAAATTCGTGCAAGTCGTCGTATCATGGAAAGTTTGGGCTTGAACCAAGCAATTTCCTACGTCTTAACAACACCTGAAAAGGCGCAACAATTTGCCGAAAATCCTGGTGAAAAAGTTGTCGCCTTGGATTACCCAATGAGTTCAGATCGGACGACAGTGCGTCAAAATCTATTGGCGGGTCTATTAGAAGATGTTGTTTATAATGTCAATCATGGCGTGGCCGACGTGGCACTTTATGAACAAGGCCGTATTTTTATTGGAACTGACGACAGTACGCTGCCAACTGAAATGGAACATTTGGCTGGTGTTTTGACGGGCACACGTGCTACTTCAAGTTGGCAACAGGATAAAACGCAAAAGCCAGTTGACTTCTATGATATGAAGGGAATTGTCGCTGAATATTTGGCCCAAATCGGCGTTGAAAATGTGCGTTATGAAGCGACAAAGCGCCACCAAAACATGCATCCTGGGCAAACGGCTGATATTTACAGTGGCGATGTTTATCTTGGCTTTGTGGGTCAAATTCATCCTAAGGTGACACAAGCTCATAAGTTAGCACCGGTATTTGGGTTTGAACTGAACTTGTTTGCAGTAATGTCACAAGTAACAGGGGACGTTGCCTATGCCCCAATCTCACGTTTCCCACAAATGCGACGCGATGCAGCGTTGTTGGTTGATGAACACATTCAACATGCTGACATTGTCGCCCTTATTCGTGAAACAGCTGGTGACAAACTTGTGGACGTGCAATTATTTGATGTTTATACAGGGGATAATTTGCCTGCCGGTAAGCGCTCATTAGCCTATACATTGACGTATCAAGACAATGATGAGACACTAGTTGAAGCAGAGGTTAACGCTGACTTTGAACGAGTAACCAATGCATTAATCGCGCAACTTCATGTGGAAGTGCGTTAA
- a CDS encoding UDP-N-acetylglucosamine 1-carboxyvinyltransferase, which produces MAKIIVHGGKRLHGEVTIGGAKNSTVALIPAAILADTPVTFDTVPQILDVKNLQLILDAMNVQSKFENGNLAIDPTQIVESDLPSGAIKSLRASYYFMGALLGRFNRATVTFPGGDNLGRRPIDQHIKGFEALGAKVTESNDIIHIDATENGLVGARIALDTVSVGATINIILAAVRAKGQTIIENAAREPEIIDIATFLNNMGANIRGVGTDTIRISGVPTLKATNTHTVIPDRIEAGTYMSMAAAFGDGVTIKNVIPEHLESYTSKLIEMGVNLDIGEDEIHVYPSDALQPVNIKTMPYPGFATDLQQPITPLLLMAEGESVIQDTIYPKRVKHIAELRRMGGDIDSEKPGEIRVNHSPRLVGTDVAAAEIRAGAALVIAAVMADGDTVINDADHILRGYDRIQEKLAGLGADITIEGIDLINLMP; this is translated from the coding sequence ATGGCTAAAATAATTGTACACGGCGGCAAGCGCCTCCATGGTGAAGTCACAATTGGTGGCGCAAAAAACTCAACAGTTGCACTCATTCCAGCTGCTATTTTGGCGGATACACCAGTGACTTTTGATACTGTACCTCAAATTCTCGACGTGAAAAATTTGCAACTTATCTTGGATGCAATGAATGTTCAGTCAAAATTTGAAAATGGCAATTTGGCCATTGATCCGACACAAATTGTGGAAAGTGATTTGCCAAGTGGCGCAATCAAGTCACTTCGCGCATCTTACTATTTCATGGGGGCCTTACTTGGTCGCTTTAACCGCGCAACGGTGACTTTCCCTGGTGGGGATAACTTGGGCCGACGTCCAATTGATCAACACATTAAAGGTTTTGAAGCCCTTGGTGCCAAGGTAACGGAAAGCAACGATATTATCCATATTGATGCCACAGAAAACGGGCTAGTCGGCGCACGTATCGCTTTAGATACGGTTTCGGTTGGTGCGACAATCAATATTATTTTGGCTGCAGTGCGTGCTAAGGGTCAAACGATCATTGAAAACGCGGCGCGCGAACCAGAAATTATTGATATTGCAACATTTTTGAATAACATGGGTGCCAACATCCGTGGTGTTGGAACGGATACCATTCGTATTTCAGGTGTGCCAACATTAAAGGCGACAAACACCCATACGGTCATTCCTGATCGTATTGAAGCTGGTACTTATATGAGTATGGCGGCAGCTTTTGGTGATGGGGTAACGATTAAAAATGTCATTCCAGAACATTTGGAATCTTATACATCAAAGTTAATTGAAATGGGTGTGAATTTGGATATCGGTGAAGATGAGATTCACGTCTACCCATCAGACGCTTTACAACCGGTTAATATTAAAACAATGCCTTATCCAGGCTTTGCTACTGATTTGCAACAGCCAATCACGCCACTATTACTGATGGCTGAAGGTGAAAGTGTCATTCAAGATACAATCTATCCAAAGCGCGTGAAGCATATTGCAGAGTTGCGTCGTATGGGTGGTGATATTGATTCTGAAAAGCCTGGTGAAATTCGGGTTAATCATTCACCACGCCTTGTCGGTACAGATGTTGCTGCTGCCGAAATTCGCGCGGGTGCAGCCTTAGTGATTGCTGCGGTGATGGCCGATGGCGATACTGTGATTAACGATGCTGATCATATTTTACGTGGCTATGATCGTATTCAAGAAAAGCTTGCTGGTCTAGGGGCTGATATTACGATTGAAGGCATTGATTTAATTAATTTGATGCCATAG
- a CDS encoding type B 50S ribosomal protein L31: MRADIHPEYRPVVFLDATTGKKFLSASTATSNDTTEFEGKEYPVIRLDITSDSHPFYTGKQKFTQADGAVDKFNKKFAGFGFKNNEDK, encoded by the coding sequence ATGCGAGCAGACATTCACCCAGAATACCGTCCAGTGGTTTTCCTTGATGCAACAACAGGTAAGAAGTTCTTGTCAGCTTCTACTGCAACATCAAACGACACGACTGAATTTGAAGGTAAAGAATACCCAGTTATCCGTTTGGATATCACATCAGACTCACACCCATTCTACACAGGTAAGCAAAAGTTTACACAAGCCGATGGTGCGGTCGACAAGTTCAACAAGAAGTTTGCTGGATTTGGTTTCAAGAACAACGAAGACAAGTAA
- the rlmD gene encoding 23S rRNA (uracil(1939)-C(5))-methyltransferase RlmD, translating to MPRTILPVKLHEQLTVTVDDIRIDGMGIVNITPTYPLYVADALPGEKITIEVTQVDKFSGYAKVLQRLVASDQRQNSDRQYLIDAGTAPLVNLKYQAQLDLKQAQVQRLFAQRGLDVTVAPTIGMADPTYYRNKTIVPVKWQNGHLTSGFYRRGTHDLVPMTDYFVNDAKIDQAIVVVRDILEKYQISAFDPDRQTGAIRYIMIRRGYYSHELMVVLVSNDATIPHEADVIAALRAELPELKSLIFNFSPKKDFVLLSPNNRTLWGDDAIHDTLLGYQFVIGPNSFYQVNPQTTEVLYDLAAQKAQLQPTDTVIDAYSGIGTIGITVANRVKQVLGVEVVPGAVADAQHNMRLNGIQNATYLLADAPEQFKIWEAAQLQPEVVFVDPPRRGLTSELIQATVDMGPERLVYISCNPVTLARDAAEIVQKGYQIEGPVQPVDQFPQTSHVESITVFKKNF from the coding sequence ATGCCACGAACAATTTTGCCAGTAAAACTGCATGAACAACTGACGGTGACTGTCGATGATATCCGAATTGATGGGATGGGCATCGTCAATATTACCCCCACTTATCCGCTTTATGTCGCGGATGCGCTCCCAGGTGAAAAAATCACCATTGAAGTGACGCAAGTTGACAAATTCTCAGGCTATGCCAAGGTATTGCAACGCTTGGTGGCGTCAGATCAACGTCAAAATAGTGATCGCCAGTATCTAATCGATGCGGGTACAGCACCACTTGTGAATCTTAAGTACCAAGCACAACTTGATTTGAAACAAGCGCAAGTTCAACGGTTGTTTGCCCAACGTGGGCTTGACGTGACGGTCGCGCCAACCATTGGGATGGCGGATCCGACGTATTATCGCAATAAAACAATTGTGCCAGTTAAGTGGCAGAATGGCCATTTAACGAGCGGGTTTTATCGTCGTGGGACGCATGATTTAGTCCCCATGACGGACTATTTTGTCAATGATGCTAAAATTGATCAAGCCATTGTTGTGGTACGCGATATCTTAGAAAAGTACCAAATTAGTGCGTTTGATCCGGATCGACAAACAGGTGCGATCCGCTATATTATGATTCGACGTGGCTATTATTCACATGAGTTAATGGTTGTGCTCGTCTCAAACGACGCCACCATTCCGCATGAGGCAGATGTGATTGCGGCATTGCGCGCTGAACTACCAGAATTAAAGAGTTTGATTTTTAACTTTAGCCCCAAAAAAGACTTTGTTTTGTTAAGCCCCAACAATCGGACATTATGGGGTGATGATGCAATTCATGATACGTTGCTCGGGTATCAATTTGTCATCGGACCAAATTCATTTTATCAAGTGAATCCGCAAACAACGGAAGTCCTCTATGATCTGGCAGCACAAAAAGCCCAGTTGCAGCCGACTGATACGGTCATTGATGCCTATTCAGGCATTGGCACGATTGGGATTACGGTAGCCAACCGTGTTAAGCAAGTCTTAGGTGTTGAAGTTGTGCCAGGCGCAGTGGCGGATGCACAACATAATATGCGGCTTAATGGGATTCAAAATGCCACATATTTGTTAGCTGATGCGCCAGAACAATTTAAAATCTGGGAAGCGGCACAACTACAGCCAGAAGTGGTCTTTGTTGATCCGCCTCGGCGTGGGTTAACAAGTGAATTAATTCAAGCAACCGTCGATATGGGGCCAGAACGCTTAGTTTATATTAGCTGCAACCCAGTCACTTTGGCGCGGGATGCCGCTGAAATTGTGCAAAAAGGCTATCAAATTGAAGGCCCAGTACAACCAGTTGATCAATTTCCACAGACTTCCCATGTGGAAAGTATTACGGTCTTTAAGAAAAATTTCTAA
- a CDS encoding UDP-N-acetylmuramoyl-tripeptide--D-alanyl-D-alanine ligase, with translation MDYSIAKIGDILNADIQGSGQVTGVSFNSRQVVPGDLFVALVADNDGHQYIQDALQRGAAAVLVDDQHDIPNDVPAVIVPDTLIALQQLGAFRRQELNPKVIAITGSNGKTTTKDMTAAVMAKRYKTFKTPENFNNEIGVPMTLLTMPADTEVLVVELGMDRPGQLTALSKLVVPDVAIITMIGEAHIEFFQTRAKIAQAKLEIVAGLKPDGVLCIPFDEPLLTQADVAQQVVVFGDGVSAVQGDATTTTFTYQEIRFAIPLIGGYNIMNALAAVSAGILLHIDLDDAVEALQTFDLTKNRTERLVTARGVNLISDVYNSNPTAVAAVLATLKAIPAPHKYVVLGDMLELGEQAATLHANLAKEILAANVTGVYLVGQLFTANTAPILAPHFDSEHLHLYDTHQLDALIADLKTLGDAGDVILLKASHGIHLENVVNALVQ, from the coding sequence ATGGATTATTCAATAGCAAAAATTGGCGACATTTTAAACGCCGACATACAAGGTAGTGGCCAAGTCACAGGCGTGAGCTTTAACTCACGCCAAGTGGTGCCAGGGGATTTATTTGTGGCCTTAGTCGCTGATAACGATGGGCATCAGTACATTCAAGATGCCTTACAACGTGGTGCAGCAGCAGTTTTGGTTGATGATCAACACGACATTCCAAACGATGTGCCAGCCGTGATTGTGCCAGATACGCTGATTGCGCTGCAACAACTGGGGGCTTTTCGTCGCCAGGAGTTGAACCCTAAAGTGATTGCCATTACGGGCTCTAATGGGAAAACAACCACAAAGGATATGACGGCTGCGGTGATGGCAAAACGTTATAAAACCTTTAAAACACCAGAAAATTTCAATAACGAGATTGGTGTACCGATGACGTTGTTGACCATGCCGGCTGATACAGAAGTGTTAGTTGTTGAACTGGGGATGGATCGGCCAGGTCAATTAACGGCACTTTCCAAGCTGGTTGTGCCTGATGTGGCAATCATTACGATGATTGGCGAAGCGCATATCGAATTTTTCCAGACACGCGCTAAGATTGCCCAAGCTAAATTGGAAATTGTGGCCGGTCTGAAACCAGATGGCGTGTTGTGTATTCCGTTTGATGAGCCGCTGTTAACGCAAGCGGATGTTGCCCAACAAGTGGTGGTGTTTGGCGACGGTGTCTCGGCAGTTCAGGGCGATGCGACGACAACAACATTTACGTATCAAGAAATTCGATTTGCAATTCCGTTAATTGGCGGTTATAATATTATGAATGCGCTCGCAGCAGTTTCAGCGGGTATCTTACTACATATTGATTTAGACGACGCCGTTGAGGCGCTACAAACATTTGATTTGACTAAAAATCGCACAGAGCGACTCGTGACAGCACGCGGCGTGAATTTGATTAGTGATGTTTATAATTCAAATCCGACGGCCGTAGCAGCAGTTCTGGCGACATTAAAAGCAATACCGGCACCACACAAGTATGTTGTGCTGGGAGATATGTTAGAATTAGGCGAACAAGCAGCCACATTACATGCCAATTTGGCCAAAGAAATTTTGGCAGCAAACGTGACTGGTGTTTACCTTGTTGGGCAATTGTTTACGGCAAATACAGCCCCAATTTTAGCGCCACACTTTGATTCAGAGCACTTGCATTTATATGACACACATCAACTTGATGCACTTATTGCAGACCTTAAGACGTTAGGGGATGCAGGGGATGTGATCTTATTAAAAGCAAGTCATGGCATTCATCTAGAAAACGTTGTTAATGCATTAGTACAATAG